A single Sporosarcina sp. FSL W8-0480 DNA region contains:
- the tilS gene encoding tRNA lysidine(34) synthetase TilS, which yields MLVFQRKVLDFIDRENLLCPGQRVLVACSGGIDSVALLVFAAETFKNLQVEVAGIHVDHMLRGEESAEDGRFVKGVCEKLGIPFFGGNVPVPAILNEKGGNVQDICRSGRYAFFSEVMKKEGYNCLSTAHHAEDQLETVLMQLSKGSVPTGISIKREIDGGTVIRPFLPVMKEELLAYLKERDKQFREDPSNESDAYLRNRLRHHVAPIILSENPAAAVNVVKMTADLQQDEALLADLANERFQSIVSFTEEGYPTFNTNLFADMHTALQKRFIPLLLNYLYAGESISVEYNAALLDQLHHHLSVSHGNSTIDLPRGFRFVREYDKVSIMKSGKDHFSERCIMPKGEWVRWGNMLVSWDDVDGVNKEACEYRYFDMPDHELPLYVRSRKDGDRILLPGMDHEKRLSRLFIDEKIGAETRLKLPIITTSKDEICAVPGVRYGIRFKSKKTEQEKYIFRLKKL from the coding sequence ATGCTGGTGTTTCAACGTAAAGTCCTCGATTTTATAGATCGCGAGAACCTATTATGTCCAGGCCAAAGAGTGCTTGTTGCCTGTTCTGGCGGAATAGATTCTGTGGCACTATTGGTTTTTGCTGCAGAAACCTTTAAGAACCTACAGGTGGAAGTGGCTGGCATACACGTCGATCATATGTTGCGAGGTGAAGAATCGGCGGAGGACGGGCGATTCGTTAAAGGTGTATGTGAAAAGTTAGGCATCCCTTTTTTCGGAGGAAATGTTCCCGTTCCCGCAATCCTGAACGAAAAAGGAGGGAATGTACAGGATATCTGTCGTTCGGGAAGATATGCTTTCTTCAGCGAGGTGATGAAAAAGGAGGGGTATAATTGTCTGTCGACAGCCCATCATGCTGAAGATCAGTTGGAGACAGTGCTAATGCAATTATCCAAGGGAAGCGTTCCTACGGGTATTTCCATAAAAAGAGAAATAGATGGAGGGACTGTGATCAGACCATTTCTTCCCGTAATGAAGGAAGAACTTCTTGCCTATTTGAAAGAACGGGACAAGCAGTTCAGGGAAGATCCAAGTAATGAAAGTGACGCCTATTTACGTAACAGACTGCGGCATCATGTCGCACCTATTATTTTGTCTGAAAACCCGGCTGCGGCAGTCAATGTAGTGAAAATGACTGCCGATTTGCAACAAGATGAAGCGCTTTTGGCTGACTTGGCAAATGAAAGATTTCAATCGATCGTGTCCTTCACGGAAGAAGGCTATCCAACCTTCAATACTAATCTGTTTGCAGACATGCACACTGCTTTACAAAAGCGCTTCATTCCACTACTATTGAATTATCTTTATGCTGGGGAAAGTATATCTGTTGAATACAATGCAGCATTATTGGACCAACTGCATCATCATTTGTCTGTAAGTCATGGTAATAGTACAATTGACCTTCCAAGAGGTTTCCGCTTCGTAAGGGAATATGACAAGGTTTCAATTATGAAGAGCGGAAAAGACCATTTTTCCGAACGATGCATAATGCCGAAGGGTGAATGGGTAAGATGGGGCAACATGCTAGTATCTTGGGATGATGTAGACGGGGTGAATAAGGAAGCGTGTGAATATCGATATTTTGATATGCCAGATCATGAGTTACCGCTCTATGTAAGGAGTAGGAAAGATGGCGATCGGATCTTGCTTCCCGGGATGGACCATGAGAAGCGTTTGTCAAGATTATTCATTGACGAGAAGATTGGTGCGGAAACACGTCTAAAGCTACCAATCATCACCACATCAAAAGACGAAATATGCGCCGTTCCTGGCGTACGGTACGGCATCCGGTTCAAAAGCAAGAAGACAGAACAGGAAAAGTACATATTCAGGTTAAAGAAATTATAA
- a CDS encoding SpoIIE family protein phosphatase has product MKMVSNLERPFVQQIRHTLTTVGNRKMYILMAIFFLASTFFLSQAVLFDAAVPFFLPIWALAKARFRKHLIYVFIGGMAGGAFLGLGQAVIYLLQLLLFNVVSKHPLTRKSIPLTVAGTIIVVQVLWQFVMYSGQPPVDVQLTIGFEAILALFMTFFLFVAFPHRERIFFGQWSPERLGAVCIVGIMATTGMGNLMVGPISTSGLLLHLTILLAALAGGLPFSTTIAMMIAAIAGVAELSFTGMMAVYGMTGFFAGALSRLGKLGIATGGFAVSVFFLLYDLTLPLDTSHFLTIGLATLLFFLIPTKKIEPITRMITPGQQDLSVKRQKWLTNRLDDQLSDFQQFAEFMSNLVNDRFTSDDANTQQQIPSICQSCFRYSKCWEGNGEGMPRLLYEWETTYSATKKAARHRVEERIKYKCIRSSGLIAELEEQAANHLLMGQLQHGRKMLALQLRDMSTHLEKIMNDIKGDLTVNHLAEEELGKHLQSQGIEYYQIDILSEEKGAYRIVISIPEKRSDFETDTTVAERLLLPLLEEVYQEPFKVEKTSVLQNPFPHIQLIFSSAVRFSLEYGVVATAGGGTFHAGDAYEVFPIHDGLTAVLLSDGMGHDMNAYRESRKVIRLMRECLDRKMDPETAMHTLHYMMSLNGLDDMYATLDLALIDLQDGRLWSWKAGSMSTYIKRGQDFLRLDSKSVPVGFLPSFSVEAKNEELKSGDVIVMLTDGVFNGKVTIEKQEEALYGILDKYQHLSCEPLADRIMSEMERRFGVVADDRTVLVMKVDHVLPKWMTIKPTSRPISREKVMR; this is encoded by the coding sequence ATGAAGATGGTAAGCAATCTTGAAAGGCCGTTCGTGCAGCAGATTCGCCATACTTTAACAACTGTGGGAAATCGGAAAATGTATATTTTGATGGCGATTTTCTTTTTGGCGAGTACGTTTTTCTTGTCGCAAGCAGTTTTGTTTGATGCGGCTGTTCCGTTTTTCTTGCCTATTTGGGCACTGGCGAAAGCTCGGTTCAGGAAACATCTCATTTATGTATTTATCGGGGGAATGGCTGGGGGAGCCTTTCTTGGGTTAGGACAAGCAGTGATCTACTTATTGCAATTACTTCTATTCAATGTAGTGAGTAAGCATCCTTTGACTCGGAAATCTATCCCGCTAACGGTGGCGGGGACAATTATCGTTGTTCAGGTGCTTTGGCAGTTTGTCATGTACAGCGGGCAGCCGCCTGTCGATGTTCAATTGACGATCGGCTTTGAAGCGATACTCGCATTATTCATGACATTCTTCCTTTTTGTCGCCTTTCCACATAGAGAACGGATATTTTTTGGTCAATGGTCACCGGAGCGGCTTGGGGCTGTTTGTATCGTCGGCATTATGGCGACAACGGGGATGGGGAATTTAATGGTTGGACCGATTTCTACTTCGGGTCTTCTTCTTCATCTTACTATCCTACTTGCTGCATTGGCAGGGGGGCTGCCATTTTCGACGACAATCGCAATGATGATTGCTGCAATTGCGGGTGTTGCGGAATTGTCGTTTACGGGCATGATGGCTGTATATGGAATGACCGGATTTTTTGCAGGTGCATTAAGTCGACTGGGTAAATTGGGAATTGCAACGGGTGGCTTTGCGGTGTCTGTCTTTTTCCTGTTATATGATTTGACGTTGCCGCTTGATACATCACACTTTCTTACAATTGGACTAGCCACACTTCTATTTTTCTTAATCCCGACTAAGAAAATTGAGCCGATTACCCGCATGATTACACCGGGACAACAGGATCTGTCGGTGAAACGGCAAAAGTGGCTGACAAATCGGTTGGATGATCAATTGTCCGACTTTCAGCAGTTTGCGGAATTCATGTCCAACCTTGTAAATGATCGTTTCACCTCAGATGATGCCAACACACAACAGCAGATTCCATCGATCTGTCAGTCGTGCTTCCGCTATTCAAAATGTTGGGAAGGGAATGGGGAAGGGATGCCCCGACTTCTATATGAATGGGAGACAACCTACTCGGCAACAAAGAAAGCAGCCCGTCACCGGGTTGAAGAACGGATCAAATACAAATGTATACGATCTTCTGGCCTGATAGCAGAGCTTGAAGAACAGGCTGCAAATCATCTATTAATGGGACAACTCCAACATGGAAGGAAGATGCTTGCATTACAATTAAGAGATATGAGCACTCATTTGGAAAAAATCATGAATGATATTAAAGGGGATCTTACAGTTAATCATCTCGCGGAGGAGGAATTAGGGAAACATTTACAATCTCAGGGAATCGAGTATTACCAGATTGACATTTTATCAGAGGAGAAGGGTGCCTATCGAATTGTCATTTCAATTCCAGAGAAACGCTCTGACTTTGAAACGGATACAACAGTAGCGGAACGTTTACTATTACCTTTATTAGAGGAGGTTTATCAGGAACCATTTAAAGTGGAGAAAACATCTGTGCTGCAAAATCCTTTTCCTCATATTCAACTTATTTTCAGTTCAGCAGTCCGTTTTTCATTGGAATACGGAGTTGTTGCGACAGCTGGGGGAGGAACGTTCCACGCTGGGGATGCTTACGAGGTTTTCCCGATTCACGACGGTTTGACCGCTGTTCTGCTATCGGATGGTATGGGGCATGATATGAATGCGTATAGAGAAAGTCGAAAAGTGATCAGACTTATGAGGGAGTGCCTGGACCGAAAGATGGATCCGGAAACAGCGATGCATACGTTGCATTATATGATGTCGTTGAATGGGTTGGATGATATGTATGCAACGCTGGATTTGGCTTTGATTGACCTACAAGATGGAAGGTTGTGGTCGTGGAAGGCGGGATCGATGAGTACGTATATTAAACGAGGTCAGGATTTCCTACGACTTGACAGCAAGTCGGTTCCAGTTGGGTTCTTGCCATCGTTTTCAGTGGAAGCAAAAAATGAAGAATTAAAATCTGGAGATGTTATTGTTATGCTAACCGATGGTGTATTCAATGGAAAGGTTACAATTGAAAAGCAGGAGGAAGCACTATATGGAATACTGGACAAGTATCAGCATCTCTCCTGTGAGCCGTTAGCTGATCGTATCATGTCCGAGATGGAAAGGAGATTCGGTGTTGTTGCGGATGATCGAACTGTTCTTGTTATGAAAGTCGATCACGTCCTGCCAAAATGGATGACAATAAAACCGACAAGCCGACCGATTTCCCGAGAAAAAGTTATGCGCTAA
- a CDS encoding DinB family protein: MSKAQIITDLEKYIDWVDSLQTLSEHQANSPYREGKWSPKEILMHMAEWDRFTVDERLPEMHEGNVLTNVPFEPFNEGAARLANEKTFEETRIYAKEQRERIITRLQLIDETDWIKEFKIGNHSMSIKQYFADFVWHDSHHKEQIELVRKDKDIYTDSK; this comes from the coding sequence ATGAGCAAAGCTCAAATAATCACAGATCTTGAAAAGTACATCGATTGGGTTGATTCGCTGCAAACTTTGTCAGAACACCAAGCGAATTCGCCGTATAGAGAAGGAAAATGGTCGCCGAAGGAGATTCTCATGCATATGGCGGAATGGGATCGATTCACTGTCGATGAAAGATTGCCTGAAATGCATGAAGGCAATGTTTTAACCAACGTGCCGTTTGAGCCGTTCAACGAAGGAGCAGCAAGACTTGCAAATGAAAAGACATTTGAAGAGACAAGGATCTATGCAAAGGAACAGCGTGAAAGAATAATAACGCGACTGCAATTAATTGATGAAACGGATTGGATAAAAGAGTTTAAGATAGGGAATCATTCAATGTCGATAAAGCAGTATTTTGCGGATTTTGTTTGGCATGATTCGCATCATAAGGAACAAATCGAGTTGGTTCGCAAGGATAAGGACATATACACGGATTCAAAATGA
- a CDS encoding S1 domain-containing RNA-binding protein yields the protein MSIEVGSKLQGKVTGITNFGAFVELPNGSTGLVHISEVADNYVKDINDHLKVGDMVEVKVMNVGTDGKIGLSIRKAKPESERPQRPQRPRHSGGRSSNNERPENFEQKMAKFMKDSEERLSTLKRATESKRGGRGARRG from the coding sequence ATGTCAATTGAAGTAGGCAGCAAGTTACAGGGGAAAGTCACAGGGATCACAAACTTCGGAGCGTTCGTCGAACTACCGAACGGTTCAACTGGTCTCGTCCATATCAGTGAAGTGGCGGATAATTATGTTAAGGATATTAATGACCACCTAAAAGTAGGCGACATGGTTGAAGTGAAAGTGATGAATGTCGGCACAGACGGTAAAATCGGGTTATCGATCAGAAAAGCGAAGCCTGAATCTGAGCGCCCTCAACGCCCTCAGCGTCCTCGTCACAGCGGTGGCCGTTCAAGCAATAACGAGCGTCCGGAGAATTTTGAGCAAAAAATGGCGAAATTCATGAAAGACAGTGAAGAACGCCTTTCAACTTTGAAAAGAGCAACAGAATCTAAACGCGGTGGCCGTGGCGCAAGAAGAGGATAA
- a CDS encoding septum formation initiator family protein produces MEQRKRKPSATVASIETEYVRSLRKKEIWRNKQKKRLQKKLFIYAVIAFVVFGGLTSMYIQQKQTLQDKELEKKEMLAQLEQVNEEQDLLKKQLVKLDDEDYIAKLARKEYFLSDENEIIFSVPEKKKKKDEKDDGKE; encoded by the coding sequence ATGGAGCAAAGGAAAAGGAAACCATCCGCGACCGTTGCATCAATTGAAACTGAATATGTCCGCTCGTTGCGTAAAAAGGAAATTTGGAGAAACAAGCAGAAGAAGCGGCTCCAGAAAAAACTGTTTATCTATGCTGTAATTGCTTTTGTAGTATTCGGCGGTTTGACGAGTATGTACATTCAGCAAAAACAAACGCTGCAGGATAAAGAGCTGGAGAAGAAAGAAATGCTTGCACAGTTGGAACAGGTAAATGAAGAACAGGATCTTCTTAAAAAACAGCTTGTCAAACTGGATGATGAAGACTACATTGCAAAGTTAGCTCGGAAAGAGTACTTTTTATCTGATGAAAATGAAATCATCTTTTCAGTGCCTGAAAAAAAGAAGAAAAAAGATGAAAAAGATGACGGAAAAGAGTAG
- the yabQ gene encoding spore cortex biosynthesis protein YabQ → MSLSVQFLSLLAMIGTGIGGGAFMDLIGTGIDGTGKRSFIRKYGVYLEVIGWIIVGCASFYILFLVRDGAWRMYDPVAQICGLLLYASIFHRPFRFFGRILNMLIIKPIVFVIALIYKVIRQIVRMIFRVLMFLLKPFFYLYDRIYESLPKNFKNSEK, encoded by the coding sequence ATGAGTCTTTCCGTACAGTTTCTTAGTCTGCTTGCAATGATTGGGACGGGCATCGGTGGCGGCGCGTTCATGGATTTGATCGGCACCGGTATCGATGGAACCGGCAAGCGGTCATTTATAAGGAAATATGGTGTTTACCTTGAAGTGATCGGTTGGATCATAGTTGGCTGTGCATCGTTTTATATTCTTTTTTTAGTAAGGGACGGCGCTTGGAGGATGTATGATCCGGTTGCCCAGATTTGTGGACTGCTGTTGTATGCATCAATTTTCCACCGTCCTTTCAGATTTTTCGGTAGGATCTTGAATATGTTGATTATAAAACCAATTGTGTTTGTTATTGCTTTAATCTATAAAGTCATTCGACAAATAGTTAGAATGATTTTCAGGGTGCTGATGTTCCTTTTGAAGCCATTTTTCTATCTTTATGATCGAATCTACGAATCTCTTCCCAAAAACTTTAAAAACAGTGAGAAATGA
- the yabP gene encoding sporulation protein YabP — protein MQIQTDSPTYAIPSGDHVVTMRNRKRMDLTSVKTIDRFDQEEFIVRTSQGILVIRGEELRIVHLDVDKGLLTLEGTIGTMQYDEEETGSRSFLHKLFG, from the coding sequence ATGCAAATCCAGACGGATAGTCCAACATACGCAATTCCATCGGGGGATCATGTCGTCACGATGAGAAACAGAAAACGAATGGATCTTACATCTGTAAAAACGATCGACCGGTTTGACCAAGAGGAGTTTATCGTCCGGACATCTCAAGGAATTCTAGTAATTCGTGGGGAGGAGCTGCGCATCGTCCATTTGGATGTCGACAAAGGGCTTCTTACTTTGGAAGGGACGATTGGCACGATGCAATATGATGAAGAAGAGACAGGTTCACGTAGTTTCCTCCATAAATTATTTGGATGA
- a CDS encoding RNA-binding S4 domain-containing protein, producing MRLDKFLKVSRLIKRRTLAKQVADQGRITINGKVSKASSVVKPGDELAIRFGQKIVTTKVEMLKESTKKEDAAMMYTILKEEKLEKVEPEFIDDED from the coding sequence ATGAGATTGGATAAGTTTTTGAAAGTGTCGCGGCTGATCAAGAGACGGACGCTTGCGAAGCAAGTGGCGGACCAAGGTCGTATCACGATTAATGGAAAAGTGTCGAAGGCATCGTCAGTTGTGAAACCGGGTGATGAGCTTGCTATCCGTTTTGGTCAAAAAATCGTAACGACAAAGGTCGAGATGCTGAAGGAATCCACGAAGAAGGAAGACGCGGCAATGATGTATACGATTCTGAAGGAAGAAAAGCTTGAAAAGGTAGAACCTGAGTTTATCGATGATGAGGATTGA
- the mazG gene encoding nucleoside triphosphate pyrophosphohydrolase yields the protein MNTITIIGLGAGDLDQLSIGTYRKLKAAEYVIARTDQHPAVTELRAEGMEIESFDSVYVENDEFEQVYEEITVKLIAMAAERSVTYVVPGHPLVAERTVQLLIEKEREGIVKLDIAGGNSFLDPIFAALRIDPIEGFQLVDGTDIARDDVQMTQHVLIGQVYDAFVASEVKLSLMEKYAFDHPVTIVTAAGSSLEKLRTVPLFELDRETEIDNLTTIYVPPVVNREERLKEWSTFREIIAALRAPDGCPWDREQTHESLKRYLIEEAHELLEAIDQQDDEGIIEELGDVLLQVFLHAQIGEDDGYFMMEDILQSIGEKMIRRHPHVFGDRNVENSDEVLKNWQEIKKAEKPQVESLLDGQARHSSSLLTSFNYQKEAAKVGFDWPHIGGAFDKFEEEWQEFKVEVENGTKKSQTDELGDVLFTLVNLSRFLKLSPEEAMAHANEKFKRRFTFVEQSVREGRGDFSAYTLDELDGFWQQAKEGEKK from the coding sequence ATGAATACAATTACGATTATCGGGCTTGGTGCCGGTGACCTTGATCAATTATCTATAGGTACATATCGCAAGCTGAAGGCAGCAGAATACGTCATCGCAAGGACGGATCAGCATCCCGCTGTTACGGAATTGCGTGCGGAAGGCATGGAAATTGAAAGTTTTGATTCGGTATATGTAGAAAATGATGAATTTGAACAAGTATATGAGGAAATTACTGTGAAATTAATTGCTATGGCTGCAGAGCGGTCGGTCACCTATGTCGTCCCGGGACATCCGCTTGTGGCGGAGCGAACAGTGCAATTATTGATCGAAAAAGAACGGGAAGGGATTGTGAAGCTCGACATTGCGGGAGGTAACAGCTTCCTTGATCCGATATTCGCGGCATTACGAATTGATCCGATTGAAGGATTTCAGTTGGTTGATGGCACGGATATAGCACGTGACGATGTACAGATGACTCAGCATGTGTTGATTGGACAAGTGTATGATGCATTTGTCGCTTCTGAAGTGAAGCTGTCGCTCATGGAGAAGTATGCGTTCGACCATCCGGTGACAATCGTGACGGCAGCGGGTTCTTCATTGGAAAAGCTTCGGACTGTACCGTTGTTTGAGTTGGACCGTGAGACGGAAATTGATAATTTGACGACGATTTACGTGCCACCGGTTGTTAATCGGGAAGAACGTCTAAAGGAATGGTCTACATTCCGGGAAATCATTGCGGCGTTGCGCGCTCCGGACGGTTGCCCGTGGGACCGCGAACAGACCCATGAATCGTTGAAGCGTTATTTAATCGAGGAAGCGCATGAATTGCTTGAGGCGATTGATCAGCAGGATGATGAAGGGATTATCGAGGAGTTAGGCGATGTGCTGCTGCAAGTATTCTTGCATGCGCAGATTGGCGAAGATGACGGCTATTTTATGATGGAAGATATTTTGCAGTCGATCGGCGAGAAGATGATCCGCCGCCATCCACATGTGTTCGGTGATCGAAATGTGGAAAATTCGGATGAGGTTTTGAAGAATTGGCAGGAAATCAAGAAGGCGGAGAAGCCGCAAGTTGAATCGCTGTTGGATGGGCAGGCACGCCATAGTTCGTCGCTGCTCACTTCATTTAATTACCAAAAGGAAGCTGCAAAAGTTGGGTTCGATTGGCCACATATCGGAGGGGCATTCGATAAATTCGAGGAAGAATGGCAGGAATTCAAAGTCGAAGTGGAGAATGGTACGAAGAAGAGCCAGACAGATGAGTTGGGAGATGTCCTGTTTACACTCGTCAATTTGTCGAGATTCTTAAAACTGTCTCCAGAAGAAGCAATGGCGCATGCGAATGAGAAATTCAAAAGGCGTTTTACGTTTGTCGAGCAAAGCGTGCGGGAAGGCAGGGGCGATTTCTCCGCCTATACGTTAGATGAACTGGATGGTTTTTGGCAACAGGCGAAAGAGGGGGAAAAGAAATGA
- a CDS encoding polysaccharide biosynthesis protein, with product MSSADWNMKTFMKGASILTISAIVVKLLAAVYRIPFQNLVGDKGFYIYQQVYPFIGIFIVWTSYGFAVAVSKLLAGTVNKGESKAVIRIAFIYLVGLSLTFFTILMVFAPFFANAMGDSELVTLLRAGAYIVLVMPMLAVLKGSFQSNGRMTPVAVSNVGEQALRVTIILVGTWLAMRAGASLYTAGEVAMWGAVIGQALGVVILALFYKNTYKGPLERVDTWRIVKELTFVSLSVSASSLILLMFQMADSFTVYNILLAKGMVADAAMELKGVYDRGQPLVQMGILIASTLALAIVPLISHHAAKKSGRGAEPFIQLTFRTAFLFGWAAAVGLALVLPYVNEMLFETRDGSVALIIFSFQIFWLSLILPLTAILQGAGKVKVPTLLLFGGLLVKVISNQLLIPILDVTGAAVAGNIGFAVITFGLLLYFKRVWPVRLAPARFYGWLMAATAAMVAVIVPWMLAADQFLFDNLSSRIGATLTALTAVVLGAGVFLIVVMKSRIMAEKEWYLLPFGRRLARVQLWLIKNRR from the coding sequence ATGTCTTCAGCTGATTGGAATATGAAAACGTTCATGAAAGGTGCGTCGATTTTGACGATATCGGCGATTGTCGTCAAGTTGCTGGCGGCGGTGTACCGGATTCCGTTTCAGAACCTTGTGGGCGATAAAGGATTTTATATTTACCAGCAAGTTTATCCTTTCATTGGGATTTTTATAGTTTGGACTTCGTATGGGTTTGCGGTGGCAGTATCGAAGCTGTTAGCTGGAACCGTGAATAAGGGCGAATCAAAAGCGGTCATTCGGATTGCATTCATCTACTTGGTGGGATTGTCTTTAACGTTCTTTACAATCTTAATGGTGTTTGCACCGTTTTTCGCAAATGCGATGGGAGATTCGGAACTTGTGACGCTACTTCGGGCGGGGGCATATATCGTGCTTGTCATGCCGATGCTTGCAGTATTGAAAGGTTCATTTCAATCGAATGGACGGATGACGCCGGTTGCGGTTTCGAATGTCGGTGAACAGGCTTTGCGGGTCACGATTATCCTAGTTGGTACATGGTTGGCTATGCGTGCGGGCGCATCACTTTATACGGCCGGTGAAGTGGCTATGTGGGGAGCTGTCATCGGGCAGGCGTTAGGAGTTGTCATTCTGGCCCTATTTTACAAGAATACGTATAAAGGACCGCTGGAGCGGGTGGATACTTGGAGGATCGTGAAGGAGTTGACGTTTGTTAGTTTGAGCGTCAGCGCAAGTTCGCTCATTCTGCTGATGTTCCAAATGGCGGATTCGTTTACCGTGTACAATATATTGCTTGCGAAAGGCATGGTCGCGGATGCAGCAATGGAATTGAAGGGCGTCTATGACCGAGGGCAGCCGCTCGTGCAAATGGGGATTTTGATCGCCTCCACATTGGCACTTGCGATTGTTCCACTGATATCCCATCACGCAGCTAAAAAAAGCGGGCGAGGAGCGGAGCCTTTCATTCAACTGACGTTCCGGACGGCTTTCCTTTTCGGCTGGGCGGCAGCGGTCGGGCTTGCGCTCGTTCTACCGTATGTGAATGAAATGCTATTCGAGACGCGAGACGGTTCGGTAGCACTTATCATTTTCTCCTTCCAAATCTTTTGGCTGTCGCTCATTTTGCCATTGACGGCGATCTTGCAAGGAGCTGGAAAGGTAAAAGTGCCAACATTATTGCTTTTCGGCGGACTACTTGTAAAGGTCATTTCGAATCAATTGCTCATTCCAATCCTTGATGTGACAGGCGCGGCTGTTGCAGGAAATATCGGTTTTGCGGTAATTACATTCGGGCTTCTGCTCTATTTCAAAAGGGTCTGGCCGGTGCGTCTTGCGCCTGCCCGTTTTTACGGATGGTTAATGGCGGCGACAGCGGCAATGGTAGCAGTCATCGTTCCTTGGATGCTTGCTGCGGACCAGTTTTTATTCGACAATCTATCGTCACGAATCGGAGCAACATTGACTGCATTGACGGCAGTTGTGTTAGGGGCAGGCGTTTTCCTGATTGTTGTGATGAAATCGCGTATAATGGCGGAGAAGGAATGGTATTTACTGCCGTTCGGAAGAAGATTGGCGCGCGTACAATTATGGTTAATTAAAAATAGAAGGTGA